The DNA sequence TTTTCAGGAGAAATTTGGACCCAAAACACAATGAAAGATATATAGTGGAGCTAATCAATAAGGAGCCGCAAAGTCTGGCAGCAGCTTATTCAATGGCTGTCAGATTCATAAAGGAAACAGATGTGCTCCAGACAATGAGGATGACCCGGAATGGGGGGTCTAGGAGTAAAAacactgatgaccgaccgaaagggggttactATCAGGATAAGAAATTCAAGCAAAGCAACCAAAGCCAAGAAAGATAAACTACTCCGGTTTTCCAGAGACTTGGTCCTAAGAAGGAGTCAAGCAGCGACCCAGGACCCGCGAAGCAACCCCGGGAGCTGAAGCAGGAGCTGGACTAgactcctctcaacatgaccCGGGAGGAAATCCTGAAAGAGGTAAAAGATAAGCCTTTCGATTATCTTCCGAAACTAATGCAAACTCCTTcggagagcaggccttacaataGGCAGTGTGATTATCACGAGACCCATGGCCATAAGACTGAGAACtgcttatcactcaagtactttatTGAGGACCAAGTGAACAAGGGGAATATGAACAAGTACTTAGTCCGAGACAGCAACAACAGGGGGGAAGCACCAAAGAGAGGAAAGAATGTAGTCAATGTAGTCCTAGGAGGCTCCCACTCCCCACCTCGGAGCCCGGACTTCGGCGAAGAAGTGCTCTCAATCCAGTCACTCCCAGACCTAGTGATATCCTTCAGCAGTAAGGACTACGAAGGAGTCAACCCGAATCACAATGTAGCTTTGGTTGTCACTTTGgacatctttgataatgaagtaagGAGAATGCTCATAGAAAATGGTTCCTCagtaaatattctcttcaagcacaTAGTGGATCGAATGCAGTTAGGAAGCATCCGCTCAAACGAGTGTCGGGAAGACCCACTCTATGGGTTCGGCCACAACTTAGTCCCAATCCAAGGAACTTTATATCTGCCAGTCATTTTTGGAACTGCTCCTAACCAGGTAACTCATGTAATCAAGTTTTAGGTGATCAACACTCCTTCGTCATACAACGGGATCATTGGCAGATCAACTCTAACaatgatgcaagcaataacttcaatctcccatctcaaaATCAAGTTCCCAACCCCGACAGGAGTCGGGGAGATAAAAGGAGATTATGGAGTTGCTGAAACATACTACACCCAGGGGTTAGTCATGGCAGAAACCCATCAAGACAACAAAAGAAAGGCAACAATTCTTCACAAGCAGCAAAGCATGAAGAAGCACCGACCCCGGACAAGTGAAGAAATAAAAAAGGAAGTACAACTCATTGAATCAAGTCCGGAGCAAGAAATGAATGCAATAAGTTCGGAAAGACCAACAAGTAACCAAGTCATGGTAGTCGACAAAGCAAATCAGGTCCCAGACCAAGCTAGTCCTACCATGCAAGCAAACAAAGAATCTGAACAAGCAAacttctatctgaagaagaactCTGAAGCCCGAATTCATCAAATGGTTTCAAACAAAGAGCAAGCAAAAATTGAAGTTGCAGTCGAAACAGAAGAAGTCCAGATAGATGAAAGCAATTCTAGAAAAAAGGTGAAAGTTGGGTCGGGACTCGAGGAGTCCTTCAAGGAAAGATTAGTATCCCTGCTCCGGGAGTACAGAGATGTTTTTGCATGGAGTCCAAGAGACATGCCAGGACTacatgagtccatagcaatgcacagcttggatgtcaaccccTACAGAAAACCAGTCAAACagaagagaagaaattttgccccggagaGGCAAAGAGCCATTGACGAAGAAGTGGAAAAGCTACTCAAAGCataaatcatcaaagaaatcaaatatcCGGAGTGGCTAGCTAATGTTGTTATGGTAAAGAAATCCAATGGCAAATGGAGAATGTGCGTGGACtacactgatctaaatgatgcatgcctgAAGGACCCGTACCCTCTCCCAAATATTGATCAACTGATAGATGCCACCTCCGGACACATCATTCTAAGTTTCAAGGACGCCTTTtccggatacaaccagatcaagataAACCCGAAGGACATACCTAAGAcagcattcataactcacagagcagtctaTGCTTATATGATGCTACCCTTCGGACTCACAAGCGCAGGATCAACTTACCAAAGAGCCATGAAAaagatattcaagtcccagatTGGGAAGAACTTGGAGTGCTATGTCGACGACATGATTTCAAAATCAACAACCATACCAGGGCATATGGAAGATCTGAAGGAATGCTTTGAAAACCTAAGGAAGAACCAACTCAAGCTGAATCCGAAAAAATACACCTTCGGAGTAGGAGCAGGCAAGttcctaggattcatgatcagcaacagAGGCATAGAAGCCAATCCGGAGAGAAAAaaaagcaatccaggagatgaagGCTCCCAGGACCTAAAAAGATGTATAGAAGCTAGCAGGATCCCTAGCAGCACTCAGGAGATTTGTCTCAAAACTAGCAGAGAGGTGCCTACCAttctttgatttactcaaaggagcAAGCAACAAGAAAGTGGTGAACTGGAGTCCGGAGTGCCAAAAAGCATTCGAGGAAATCAATTCCTACCTATCCcagccaccagtcctaactaaagctCAACCAGGAGAGCCTCTCTACTTGTACTTGTCAGCAGGAGCACATGCCGTAGGAGCTGCCCTAATCAGGGAAGAAAACGGAAAACAGCAACCAGTTTACTATGTAAGACAGGTACTCAAAGATGCAGAAACAAGATACCCAAGATTGGAGAAGTTTGCCTTTGCCTAAGTCACAACTTCAAGAAAACTCAGGCACTACTTCCAAGGAAGAGAGATTAAAGTGGTGACAAATCAGCCCTTAAGAAAAATAATTCACAAGCCGGATGTCTCGGGAAGACTTGTCAATTGGGCAGTGGAGTTGAGCCAGTTCAATTTGAGCTTCATTCCCAGGACTGCCATCAAAGCTCAAGCActtgcagatttcataatcgaatgcaacttTCCAGAAGAAGATCCAGAACCAATGGACATGGATCAGGAGCCGGAAAAGGATATAAATCCGGGAGCCTGGACCTTGAAagtagatggttcttcaacaagcgAGAGGTCGGGAGCCGGTCTCATACTCAAAAGTCCTGAAGGATTCACAATCTAAACAGCTATATGTTTCGGCTTTCCCGCAATAAATAACCAAGCAGAATATGAGGCATTGATCACATGACTAAAGCTCTCCAGGACTCTAAGGATCCAGGACTTAAAAtttacagcgactcccagatagtggtcaagcaaacaaatggAGAATATATAGCAAAAGACCCTATCTTGGATAAGTACCAAGCACTGGTTCAAAGCTACTTAGCCTCAATACCAAAACATCAAGTCCTTCAGATATGtagagaagaaaatgaagaagcggaTATTCTATCCATATTAGTCCGGAACTCATCAGATCTAGACTTCTCAGTTTACTTCGAAGAACTCCATAAACCATCTATTAAATCCGAAGAGGTCTTGGAGATCGAAAGCAACCACAACTGGATGACTCCCTTCATCAACTACTTGGAGAAAGGAGAGCTcccagaagataaaggaaaagctCAAAGACTGAAAGCAAAAGCAGCTAAGTTCTTCCTCGAAGAAGGAGTACTCTACCGTAGGACCTTCTCATCTCCTATCCTGAAATGTATTGGCCCAGAAGAAGCAAAATACTGTTTGGCAGAAGTGCATGAAGGGATATGCGGAGACCACATGTCTTAaaaggccctagctcataagattataagacaaggctactactggccaactattCATCAGGATGCAATAGAGTTTGTCAAGAAGTGCAAGGAATGCCAGCTTTTCAGCAATGTGTCCCGGATCAGCCCAGTCCTACCATCCTCAGTCCTGTCACCTATCCCTTTCGCTGTCTGGGGTATTGACATCATGGGACCATTCCCCTGGGCCAAAGGAGATTTCAGGTACTTGTTAGTTTTAATTGACTACATGACCAAATGGGTTGAAGCGAAAGCAATGAGAACAATCAATCAACAAGACTGCATAATATTTATGGAcaacattttgatgaggttcgggataccGTGAGTCCTAGTATCAGACAATGGACCCCAATTCATCGGATCAGAATTCGAGTCCTACCTTCAAGAGCgcgggatcaagcacaaaaaGTCATCAGTTGCATATCCCCAAGGAAACGGCCAAGTAGAAGTCACTAACAGAATCCTACTCCGAGGTATCGAAAAAAGACTCAAAGAAAgtaaatgtaataaccccaaaattttgaattttttgtaacccttatgaatagtgtttttgctgaatacatgccaccctatgtaggggttcttttattgttattctgagatcgtattagtactctatatgataaatgagtgtatgtaaagatcatcagaatccaaattcgaacactttgatttttcccgaaaatccaccagataccgaaatcattgagtataagataacaggatataaaggatttaaattcaaggattataagagaggatcataaaaggaatataatgtattgagaaaggttaaggaaacctaagtaataagatcccgggtatgatccctcaaacgataaacaaaaacgaaagttaagcgaaccgtataacagatcaacggtcattagccaagtaattagaagctaatcaaagaggttagtgaggatgatgtcatcaaaccaataagaagaggataagtgtgggaggatgacataacaaggtgacataagcatgacaaaaaggaagggtgttgttggttgattcttggccatgcaaaagttaccatggttaaaagtaataaatcaaaacaaaagccaaaaacaaccaaccaacaattcatttcaccaaaacacaaacttaacttctcttttcttcaaagaaagctctcggcctcttttccatttcaagaagaaaaaaaccaaaatctaagatctaagccttgttaattagtgaggtaattatctaatactccttatgcatagatatagctatcctataagtttgagcttctaattcattcacaatctcttcctaaaaatcatggaagacgagggtgaatagtgtttttcaagaacttaaatttttgttcttgagtttttgtttagattaagcttggataaggacttttaaggatgattccaagctaattacttgattctccactctccaaggaaggtataacccctccaaaccctaactttactttgagtattaggtttagttttgttgttatggttcatgagaagcatgattcttgtagacttagagtttggttggttttgtaatgaattggagttgtaaatcttggattattgattaatgaacttaagtatagtttaattcatgtttgagaataatataaattggagaacttgaggtgttggggctgttgtagtatggtatggatggattttggttgtatgaatgaattgtgattgattggtggttggtttggagtagaatgAAAATtgataatcgcgtaaacatagccgttgtaatgtccgatttactttagactatttttgctcttaacatcaggaccctagaaccccctgtaagatgttgaccattgccttgattagatagttcatgttacgagcttcatttcGATATGTGGTTggtttgaatccgatgtacgcgaaagaaccattacccctcgccttactttgaaacataggttaaagaccttaaaggactaattggagtatgaatcatttatgtaaagtatattaggcagttggtaaggcactcgtgaaaaaatcaccttaaaacccttaatggttaatttattaaaaatggtggagccgagggtactcgagcgacttaatggaatcgttgagcgcaaagcgagtgttagagtctaattggttaaagtatagattcataagcgactttggtttaattcgaacttatatgttgtttataggttaccagactcgtcccaagccatttgtcacccccagttgctcaggcaagttttctacccgttatactgttgttgtgatgtatacatatatatatgcattatcttgtgatagatgcatgatggttaattagcaaattttgcgatatattggagcatgtgatatggtatatatgcatgcctgttttgtaatcttgatatatatctgttgattcagttgcataa is a window from the Apium graveolens cultivar Ventura chromosome 1, ASM990537v1, whole genome shotgun sequence genome containing:
- the LOC141696727 gene encoding uncharacterized protein LOC141696727, producing MTKALQDSKDPGLKIYSDSQIVVKQTNGEYIAKDPILDKYQALVQSYLASIPKHQVLQICREENEEADILSILVRNSSDLDFSVYFEELHKPSIKSEEVLEIESNHNWMTPFINYLEKGELPEDKGKAQRLKAKAAKFFLEEGVLYRRTFSSPILKCIGPEEAKYCLAEVHEGICGDHMS
- the LOC141696636 gene encoding uncharacterized protein LOC141696636, which gives rise to MTREEILKEVKDKPFDYLPKLMQTPSESRPYNRQCDYHETHGHKTENCLSLKYFIEDQVNKGNMNKYLVRDSNNRGEAPKRGKNVVNVVLGGSHSPPRSPDFGEEVLSIQSLPDLVISFSSKDYEGVNPNHNVALVVTLDIFDNEVRRMLIENGSSVNILFKHIVDRMQLGSIRSNECREDPLYGFGHNLVPIQGTLYLPVIFGTAPNQVTHVIKF